A genomic stretch from Triplophysa dalaica isolate WHDGS20190420 chromosome 4, ASM1584641v1, whole genome shotgun sequence includes:
- the LOC130420077 gene encoding leukotriene B4 receptor 1, translating to MTMENLTVSNSSVFTSAGVLTTSTVLGVCCALGVPGNVAVLVMLVQHLKEGSFTPKLMMSLAVSDLLSLIFLPLWIYALLNGWSFGQGLCKFFSYVVYWSLYSSVFCLTLMSVQRYLQVLYSQRWAKLGRRGENGLICGIWILSGILGSYALIYRTAGQIKKKMQCYPAYRNHQEKIAIILMETVVLFFLPLTCLVCFYLRLHKRISQSSSFNSHRLTKLAVRIVVTFFIFSTPCMINNIVQIAVPNNLDDSNDVTGALFFMNSCMNPFLYAFSARTLRCRDKAHSSHSHDTNPNE from the coding sequence ATGACAATGGAGAACCTGACCGTTTCCAACAGTTCTGTCTTTACTTCAGCGGGTGTGCTAACCACCAGCACTGTTCTGGGAGTCTGTTGTGCGCTGGGTGTACCAGGTAATGTGGCAGTGCTGGTAATGCTCGTCCAACATTTAAAGGAGGGAAGCTTCACTCCAAAATTGATGATGAGTCTGGCTGTCTCTGATCTGCTGAGTCTGATCTTTCTTCCTCTGTGGATCTATGCTCTCCTGAACGGTTGGAGTTTTGGCCAAGGTCTGTGCAAGTTTTTCTCCTACGTTGTGTACTGGAGTCTGTACAGCAGCGTGTTTTGCTTGACCCTGATGAGTGTCCAGAGGTACCTACAGGTTCTGTATTCGCAGCGGTGGGCTAAGCTTGGAAGACGTGGTGAAAATGGACTTATTTGTGGGATTTGGATATTAAGTGGCATTTTGGGCTCTTATGCACTCATTTATAGAACGGCTGGTCAGATTAAAAAGAAGATGCAATGTTATCCAGCCTACAGGAATCATCAAGAAAAAATTGCGATCATACTAATGGAGACTgttgtgctgttttttttacctttaacaTGCCTCGTCTGCTTCTACCTTCGACTCCATAAACGTATAAGTCAGTCGTCTTCTTTCAACAGTCACAGGTTGACAAAACTGGCAGTGAGAATTGTTGTGACTTTCTTTATATTCAGCACTCCCTGTATGATCAACAACATAGTCCAAATAGCAGTGCCAAATAATTTAGATGACAGCAACGATGTAACTGGGGCTCTTTTCTTTATGAACAGTTGCATGAACCCTTTTCTTTATGCCTTCTCAGCCCGAACACTACGATGCAGAGATAAAGCGCATTCAAGCCATTCACACGATACAAATCCGAATGAGTAA
- the nsmfb gene encoding NMDA receptor synaptonuclear signaling and neuronal migration factor: MGTAVSKKKNLRNDAISSVAAKVRAARAFGDCLSHAHPENRNGSAHLLSDTFIGQDTDSPDISRLNNNDSLKPYSRNTLIVEPSQEELQPSSQSAPLATTSKRRLSVERSLSSEDQKHHRCIENSLKPARVYTITREGDMLGGQGSEESLELEVLKRTTEPQRANAPRGSHHRGSHHGGNSSHTHQHHCGHAPPTQPLQSSGNAHNIRDWGSRRSRSREDCTPDCVACIRPHCQSQRSLDLETSPHDGGKHHRKLERMYSEDRVSSEDREDHSNSWFPKENMFSFQTATTTMQAISAFHGIAERKRRKREQEATALMERNFRKHLRMVGSRRGKVQTFADRKAKSFSRSWSDPTPVKPDSLHDSRDSGDLQASSGNLDEEDCDDVDWEEEREMEKAACEGDDFIPPKIMLISSKVPKAEYVPNIIRRDDPSIIPILYDHEHATFDDILEEIEKKLTAYRKGCKIWNMLIFCQGGPGHLYLLKNKVATFAKVEKEEDMIQFWKRLGRLMSLLNPEPNLIHIMGCYVLGNANGEKLFQNLKRLMKPRVIEFNSPLELSAQGKEMIEKYFDFRLYRLWKSRQHSKLLDYDDLL, from the exons ATGGGAACTGCCGTGTCCAAGAAGAAGAATTTAAGGAACGATGCCATTTCTTCCGTTGCCGCAAAAGTTAG AGCAGCCCGTGCATTTGGAGATTGCCTTTCTCACGCGCACCCTGAGAACCGCAACGGATCAG CCCATTTGCTATCTGACACATTCATTGGTCAAGACACGGACTCTCCAGACATCAGCCGACTAAACAACAACGACAGCCTCAAGCCATACTCCCGTAACACTCTCATAGTCGAGCCCAGTCAAGAAGAGCTTCAGCCAAGCAGCCAGTCTGCTCCTCTTGCCACAACGTCCAAACGGCGTCTTTCTGTAGAACGCAGTCTCTCTTCTGAGGACCAGAAGCATCACAGGTGCATAGAGAACTCTTTGAAACCAGCCCGTGTCTACACTATTACCAGAGAGGGAGATATGCTTGGCGGTCAGGGAAGCGAGGAGAGCTTGGAACTGGAAGTGCTTAAAAGGACCACAGAGCCACAGCGAGCCAACGCTCCACGTGGCAGCCATCATCGAGGAAGCCATCATGGTGGAAACAGTAGCCACACCCACCAGCATCACTGCGGCCACGCTCCTCCGACGCAACCGTTGCAGAGCTCAGGGAATGCGCATAACATCCGGGATTGGGGATCTAGAAGGAGTAGGTCAAGGGAGGACTGCACCCCAGATTGCGTGGCCTGCATTCGGCCACACTGTCAGAGCCAGCGTTCGCTGGACCTGGAGACCTCACCTCATGATGGTGGCAAACATCATAGGAAGCTTGAGAGGATGTACAGTGAAGACAGAGTTTCTTCTGAGGACAGAG AGGATCATTCCAACAGTTGGTTCCCTAAAGAGAACATGTTCAGCTTCCAGACTGCGACCACCACGATGCAAGC AATATC GGCATTTCATGGAAttgcagagagaaagaggaggaaAAGAGAGCAAGAAGCCACCGCACTGATGGAGAG AAACTTCCGGAAGCACCTGAGGATGGTGGGCAGCAGGCGGGGGAAGGTCCAAA CATTTGCTGATCGCAAAGCGAAGAGTTTCAGCCGCTCCTGGAGTGACCCCACCCCCGTCAAGCCTGACTCTCTCCATGACTCCAGAGACA GTGGAGACCTTCAGGCATCATCTGGAAACCTAGATGAAGAAGACTGTGATGACGTGGACTGGGAGGAAGAGAGGGAGATGGAAAAAGCAGCATGCGAGGGCGACGATTTTATCCCACCAAAAATCATG ctAATTTCATCCAAAGTACCAAAGGCAGAGTACGTACCAAACATCATCCGGCGGGACGACCCATCCATAATCCCTATCCTTTAC GATCACGAACATGCCACCTTCGATGATATACTAG AGGAGATTGAAAAGAAGCTCACCGCGTACAGAAAAGGCTGCAAAATCTGGAACATGCTTATCTTCTGTCAG GGAGGTCCGGGTCATCTTTACCTATTGAAGAATAAGGTAGCCACATTTGCAAAGGTGGAGAAGGAGGAGGACATGATACA GTTCTGGAAAAGACTTGGCAGATTGATGAGTTTATTAAATCCAGAGCCCAACCTCATCCACATAATGGGCTGCTATGTGCTGGGAAATGCAAATGGTGAAAAG